The following are from one region of the Silene latifolia isolate original U9 population chromosome 9, ASM4854445v1, whole genome shotgun sequence genome:
- the LOC141601957 gene encoding uncharacterized protein LOC141601957, translating into MPIALFLLVILMNELLQKLDDPGSFSIPCAIGTIRIERALCDLGPSISLMSLKTFKKLKDFKLSLTRVSLQLADRSIRYPIVLVEDISLKVGKLVIPHDFYVMHIPEDVNIPIILGRPYLATRGALIDVKNGKLCLQVGEDKMDFSLNKVMHEPLEGKACYMVDILDDFVEQKQGEGDSSL; encoded by the coding sequence ATGCCAATTGCCTTATTTCTACTAGTGATTCTAATGAATGAGTTACTCCAAAAGCTTGATGATCCGGGGAGTTTCTCAATACCTTGTGCTATTGGGACCATTCGCATTGAAAGAGCCTTGTGTGACTTAGGACCTAGCATTAGCCTAATGTCACTCAAGactttcaagaaattgaaggatttTAAACTCTCTCTGACTAGAGTATCCTTGCAATTAGCGGATAGGTCGATAAGGTATCCAATTGTACTTGTGGAGGATATTTCCCTCAAAGTGGGAAAGCTTGTGATACCTCATGATTTTTATGTCATGCATATCCCAGAGGATGTCAACATTCCGATCATATTGGGGCGCCCTTACCTTGCTACGAGAGGTGCCTTAATTGATGTTAAAAATGGGAAACTCTGCCTCCAAGTTGGTGAAGATAAgatggatttctcattgaacaaGGTTATGCACGAGCCTTTGGAAGGAAAAGCTTGCTATATGGTGGACATCCTTGATGATTTTGTGGAACAAAAGCAAGGTGAAGGGGATAGTAGTCTATAA